In Quercus robur chromosome 11, dhQueRobu3.1, whole genome shotgun sequence, the following proteins share a genomic window:
- the LOC126704974 gene encoding pumilio homolog 15-like yields the protein MAASTPNKNPTRSQNPSLQTLLAADFDHSKYCLPTWDGIDNPYNGFNETRSHEQGLLETSFTALSLSDPCCGSHFSANDNTSSIDSIPWRSSNEFERENGLPPPYYTEEQQHLHTMRIQSAVRGHTGDWLHDLPPWQTNYRVLARQSSSSSSSSSTSLGQSFGAEMNYQYASSNPIIGNDLQWGSYEQKMFRSTIRPSSNRNGIRPEELKGPLICSLHKLMVHPYGENYVQKLFQQNNREITRYLHAMNCDEQMLFNICTHHQGSRSMQKFLSLLRTPEQKSLIISALRKITFRLTKVKDGCHVIKHCLQIFSYVEDIKHILNEIAERCVEIARDKSGCCLFQQCITYDVGEATERIVAEIVANAFLLSEDAFGNYVVQYLLFGLRKPSITRKILAQFEGKFVALSLNKFGSHVVQKCLQELGEEFSNRIIMELTCSPNVFLNVAQDNFGNFIIQAALAISKHILSENEIAERCVDIARDKSGNCLFQQCITYDGEKATEHIVAEIVTNSFLLSKDAFGFESNYVVPYLLFGLRKRSVTGMDNFGNFIIQSTLAVSKVS from the exons ATGGCTGCATCTACCCCAAACAAAAACCCTACCCGCAGTCAAAACCCTTCTCTTCAAACCTTATTGGCTGCTGACTTTGACCATTCCAAGTACTGTTTGCCAACATGGGATGGGATTGATAATCCATACAATGGTTTCAATGAAACCAGATCTCATGAACAAGGCCTACTTGAAACTTCATTTACTGCTCTCAGTTTATCAGATCCTTGTTGTGGGTCTCACTTCTCTGCCAATGATAATACATCGTCAATTGACTCAATTCCATGGCGTAGTTCCAAtgagtttgagagagaaaatgggCTTCCTCCTCCGTATTATACAGAAGAACAGCAGCATTTACACACTATGAGAATTCAGTCTGCAGTGAGGGGACATACTGGTGATTGGCTTCATGACCTACCACCATGGCAAACCAATTACCGTGTTCTTGCGCGACAAAGTTCAAGTTCAAGTTCAAGCTCTTCTACAAGTTTGGGCCAAAGTTTTGGTGCAGAAATGAATTACCAGTATGCCTCTTCAAACCCCATTATTGGCAATGATTTACAGTGGGGGTCCTATGAGCAAAAAATGTTTCGTTCTACAATTAGGCCTTCTTCGAATCGAAATGGGATTCGACCAGAGGAATTGAAGGGCCCATTGATCTGCTCTTTGCATAAGTTGATGGTTCACCCGTATGGCGAGAATTATGTTCAGAAGCTTTTCCAACAAAACAACAGAGAAATTACTAGATATCTTCATGCAATGAACTGTGATGAACAAATGCTTTTTAACATATGCACTCATCACCAAGG aAGTAGGTCTATGCAGAAATTTCTGAGTCTTCTCAGAACCCCAGAGCAGAAATCCTTAATTATATCGGCTCTAAGGAAGATCACATTTCGCTTAACCAAAGTAAAGGATGGCTGTCATGTAATTAAACATTGCTTGCAAATTTTCTCTTACGTCGAAGATATAAAg CATATTCTGAATGAAATAGCAGAGAGATGTGTTGAAATAGCGAGAGACAAGAGTGGGTGTTGTCTTTTTCAACAATGTATTACTTATGACGTTGGAGAAGCTACGGAGCGTATTGTGGCTGAAATCGTAGCAAATGCGTTTCTCCTTTCAGAAGATGCTTTTGG gaactaCGTGGTGCAGTACTTACTTTTTGGATTGAGAAAACCAAGTATTACAAGAAAGATATTAGCACAGTTTGAAGGGAAATTTGTAGCTCTATCCTTGAACAAATTTGGCAGTCATGTAGTGCAGAAATGCTTGCAAGAACTTGGTGAAGAATTCTCTAATAGAATCATTATGGAACTTACTTGTAGTCCAAATGTTTTTCTGAATGTTGCCCAggataattttggaaattttattattcaggCAGCATTGGCTATATCTAAG CATATTCTGAGTGAAAATGAAATAGCAGAGAGATGTGTTGATATAGCGAGAGACAAGAGTGGGAATTGTCTTTTTCAACAATGTATTACTTATGACGGTGAAAAAGCTACGGAGCATATTGTGGCTGAAATTGTAACAAATTCATTTCTCCTTTCAAAAGATGCTTTTGGGTTTGAATC gaACTATGTGGTGCCGTACTTACTTTTTGGATTGAGGAAACGAAGTGTTACAGGAATG gataattttggaaattttattattcagtcAACATTAGCAGTATCTAAGGTTAGTTGA